A region from the Caldicellulosiruptor naganoensis genome encodes:
- a CDS encoding ATP-binding protein, with protein MKKLSLQTKITILTTLIVIICLTISTVFTIKNINVSIENQMANNVMNIARSVATDPFVISAFYMSHPEKILQPYAERIRKNSKNIEFITIINMKSVRYSHPNPQNIGKKFVGGDEKRALKGETYISRGIGTLGSSLRAFTPIMDGNKQIGAVAVGVLTRDINKVQLQLIRNILLTMIISIGIGTGGAYFLAINIKKEIFGLEPYQIAKIFQERNSILDAVVEGIIAIDKKGRITLINDSAKKIIGLEDKEVIGEEIDKIIPDTRLKIVLDTGIAEYDDEQVINGISVITNRVPLIVNGKIEGAIASFRPKTDLLSLGEQLTGYKQIVDTLRAQAHEFMNHMHVVAGLIKLNQFDEALKFVYNEVGALQYFTGQITRSIKDSKVAALLLGKYSHASELGVKLYLDEDSELEMDHGIVSSGDIVSVLGNLIENSIEVLSVAGKDEKLINVYIKERPTYIFIRVSDNGPGIDENIFPHIYDKGFTTKPSGKGLGLYIVKQIVERKGGEIEVRTSRGQGTTFIVKIPKGKTNRVKSEERRDEL; from the coding sequence ATGAAAAAACTTAGCTTGCAAACAAAAATTACAATTTTAACTACATTAATAGTAATTATATGTCTTACAATTTCTACTGTATTTACCATCAAAAATATAAATGTATCAATAGAAAACCAAATGGCAAACAATGTTATGAATATTGCCCGCAGTGTTGCTACAGATCCTTTCGTTATTTCTGCCTTTTACATGTCGCACCCGGAAAAGATTTTACAACCATATGCTGAACGGATTAGAAAGAACTCTAAGAATATAGAGTTCATCACTATAATTAACATGAAAAGTGTAAGGTATTCTCACCCAAACCCTCAAAATATAGGCAAAAAATTCGTAGGAGGAGATGAAAAGAGGGCGTTGAAAGGAGAAACATATATATCAAGAGGTATAGGTACATTAGGATCATCACTTAGAGCTTTTACTCCAATAATGGACGGCAATAAACAAATAGGGGCTGTAGCGGTTGGTGTTCTTACACGGGATATAAACAAAGTGCAATTGCAGTTAATAAGAAATATCCTCCTTACTATGATAATATCTATAGGAATTGGAACTGGCGGCGCATACTTTCTTGCTATAAATATAAAAAAAGAAATATTTGGGCTGGAACCTTACCAGATTGCAAAAATCTTTCAAGAGCGCAATTCAATCTTAGACGCGGTAGTAGAGGGAATAATTGCAATAGATAAAAAAGGAAGGATAACTCTAATAAATGATTCGGCTAAAAAGATTATTGGCCTCGAAGACAAGGAAGTTATCGGCGAGGAGATAGACAAGATTATACCTGACACAAGATTAAAGATTGTGTTAGATACTGGTATTGCGGAATATGATGATGAACAAGTCATAAATGGCATTTCAGTAATAACCAACAGAGTACCTCTTATCGTAAATGGGAAAATTGAAGGAGCTATTGCTAGTTTTAGACCTAAAACTGACCTTCTATCTCTTGGGGAACAACTTACCGGATACAAACAAATTGTGGATACACTAAGGGCGCAGGCTCATGAATTTATGAATCACATGCACGTTGTGGCAGGTCTGATAAAATTAAATCAGTTTGATGAAGCACTAAAATTTGTGTATAACGAAGTAGGAGCGTTACAATATTTTACAGGACAGATTACAAGAAGTATAAAGGACAGTAAGGTGGCGGCGTTACTACTTGGAAAATACAGTCATGCTTCGGAGCTGGGTGTAAAACTTTATTTGGATGAAGACAGTGAGTTGGAAATGGACCATGGTATAGTATCTTCTGGTGACATTGTATCCGTCTTAGGAAATCTCATAGAAAATTCTATAGAAGTACTTTCGGTTGCAGGGAAAGATGAGAAATTAATCAATGTGTACATTAAAGAAAGACCCACTTATATATTTATAAGGGTTTCTGACAATGGACCTGGCATAGATGAAAACATTTTTCCACATATATACGACAAAGGTTTTACAACAAAACCATCAGGGAAGGGTTTAGGTCTTTATATTGTGAAGCAGATCGTTGAAAGAAAAGGGGGCGAAATAGAAGTTAGAACAAGTAGAGGGCAGGGAACAACTTTTATTGTAAAAATCCCTAAAGGTAAAACAAATAGAGTAAAAAGTGAAGAGAGGAGGGATGAATTATGA
- a CDS encoding MgtC/SapB family protein, with product MLEDVLKIIFAILAGGLIGIERENVHRPAGFRTHILVCVGSTLVMMTSQYIFNVYYKGHANIDVARLGAQVISGIGFLGAGTIIKDGATVKGLTTAATLWAVACIGLAIGIGYYKGAILVTAAVYLTLIFLKKFEVRFVSKGILRVLVVEGQNLKNSIQKIDSILSAHSITIKDLKFIHENTEKIHYKISVLPDTNINQLITDLYLVEGVMRIFFE from the coding sequence ATGTTAGAGGATGTACTAAAAATTATCTTTGCGATCTTAGCAGGTGGGCTTATTGGTATTGAGAGAGAAAATGTTCACAGACCGGCAGGTTTTAGAACTCATATTTTAGTCTGTGTGGGCTCTACTCTTGTTATGATGACATCACAGTATATTTTCAATGTATACTACAAGGGCCACGCAAACATAGATGTTGCGAGGCTTGGTGCTCAAGTTATCTCGGGTATTGGTTTTTTGGGTGCAGGAACAATTATAAAAGATGGTGCGACTGTAAAGGGTTTGACAACTGCTGCAACTTTGTGGGCTGTTGCATGTATAGGTTTGGCTATTGGCATTGGGTACTATAAAGGGGCTATTTTGGTAACAGCTGCTGTATATCTTACATTGATCTTTTTAAAAAAGTTTGAGGTGAGATTTGTTTCAAAGGGGATTTTGCGCGTGCTTGTTGTTGAAGGACAAAATCTTAAAAACTCTATACAAAAAATTGATTCTATTTTGTCTGCACACTCTATTACTATAAAAGACCTTAAGTTTATACACGAAAATACAGAAAAGATACATTATAAGATTTCGGTCTTGCCTGATACTAATATCAATCAGCTCATAACAGACTTATATCTTGTGGAAGGTGTTATGAGGATATTTTTTGAGTAA
- a CDS encoding response regulator encodes MINVLIVEDDPMVAMVNKKYVDMLEGFAVVGIARNAEEAKEYLKKRKVDLLLLDVYMPNENGIEILKQIRKDGYKLDVIMVTADNHNKDIEEALRYGVVDYLIKPFEFSRLKAALFNYLYRCEKIKSGNNLTQEELDFLLRPGNVQYNEKKGFDRRTMEKIIEVLKAYGRPVSSEEIAKNLNISRVTAKKYLDYMEEQGMVKSKMQYGGAGRPVTLYYYIF; translated from the coding sequence ATGATTAACGTGCTCATCGTTGAGGATGATCCCATGGTGGCTATGGTGAATAAAAAATATGTGGATATGTTAGAGGGGTTTGCTGTAGTAGGAATAGCAAGAAATGCAGAAGAAGCTAAAGAGTATTTAAAAAAGAGAAAAGTAGATTTGCTTTTACTCGATGTTTATATGCCGAATGAGAATGGCATAGAGATATTGAAACAAATTAGAAAGGATGGATATAAACTGGATGTGATAATGGTTACAGCCGACAATCACAACAAAGATATAGAGGAGGCACTACGGTATGGTGTTGTAGATTATCTAATAAAACCGTTTGAGTTCTCAAGACTCAAAGCGGCTTTATTTAACTATCTTTATAGGTGTGAAAAAATTAAAAGTGGCAATAATCTCACTCAGGAAGAACTGGATTTTTTATTGAGACCAGGGAATGTACAATACAATGAGAAGAAGGGGTTTGACAGAAGAACAATGGAAAAAATAATTGAGGTTTTAAAGGCTTACGGCAGACCGGTTTCTTCTGAGGAAATTGCCAAAAATTTAAATATCTCACGTGTGACGGCGAAGAAATATCTTGACTATATGGAAGAACAGGGGATGGTGAAAAGTAAAATGCAATACGGCGGGGCGGGGAGACCAGTTACTCTTTATTATTACATATTTTGA
- a CDS encoding ABC transporter permease, protein MNSAKLSKKLWRQRYLILMIFPFIIWLIIFRYVPLWGWIMAFQDYKPGRPIWNQEWVGFKWFVEMFQDPDFYKAMRNTLIMSFMGLIFGFPLPIILALLLNEIKNISFKRTVQTISYLPHFVSWVVVASLVSEILSPSGVINQILQKLHLTNYPIMFMAEPRYFWWIVTFSDIWKELGWNTIIYLAAITSINPELYEAATVDGAGRFRKMISITLPGIMPTVIVLLILSIGNIINIGFEKQFLLRTAATRDVADVIDLYILTYGIGTVRYSFGTAAGVFKSVVSLVLLVFANWFSKKTTGYRMM, encoded by the coding sequence ATGAACAGTGCAAAACTTTCAAAAAAACTGTGGCGGCAAAGATATCTAATTCTAATGATTTTTCCTTTTATCATATGGCTTATTATTTTTAGGTATGTCCCACTATGGGGTTGGATTATGGCCTTTCAAGATTATAAGCCTGGTAGACCTATTTGGAATCAAGAATGGGTTGGATTTAAGTGGTTTGTTGAGATGTTTCAGGACCCTGACTTTTACAAAGCTATGAGAAATACATTAATAATGAGTTTTATGGGTTTGATCTTTGGCTTTCCACTACCAATAATCTTAGCTTTACTTTTAAATGAAATAAAAAATATAAGCTTTAAAAGAACAGTCCAGACAATCTCATATCTTCCACACTTTGTTTCGTGGGTTGTTGTGGCAAGTTTAGTAAGCGAAATTCTATCGCCAAGTGGTGTGATAAATCAAATTTTACAAAAGCTTCATCTCACAAATTACCCAATTATGTTCATGGCAGAACCTCGTTATTTTTGGTGGATAGTCACATTTTCTGATATTTGGAAAGAACTCGGATGGAACACAATTATATACTTGGCAGCAATCACTTCAATAAATCCTGAACTGTATGAAGCTGCAACAGTTGATGGTGCGGGAAGATTCAGAAAGATGATAAGCATAACTCTTCCGGGGATAATGCCGACAGTTATAGTTCTATTGATTTTGAGCATAGGAAACATAATAAACATAGGTTTCGAAAAGCAATTTCTTTTAAGAACTGCGGCAACAAGAGATGTTGCTGATGTCATCGACCTTTATATACTTACATATGGTATCGGCACAGTCAGATACTCATTTGGAACAGCTGCAGGTGTTTTTAAGTCAGTTGTAAGTTTGGTACTACTTGTTTTTGCTAACTGGTTTTCTAAAAAGACAACTGGCTATCGCATGATGTAA
- a CDS encoding ABC transporter substrate-binding protein has product MRISKRFFAVISVVVIISFVLGICLVGNAGSSKLVKPLKPTPEAKKPITLTMYSAETNPNDDGFKSPVAQKIKELTGVTLKIEYAIAQGAGQQKLQLMAASGDYPDLVYAKGDLQLLKNAGGIVQLDSLIEKYGPNIKKAYGKNLKRLRWSPQDPHIYCLGITTDNDATLDVNGGFMIQHRVVIEQKYPRIRTIKDFENAIVKYWKKHPTTDGLPTIPLTLCADDWRTVISVTNPAVQATGAPDDGEFYVDPKTLKVIRHYKRPIEKEYFKWLNHLWNAGILDRETFVQKDDQYKAKIASGRVLALIDAGWAVGEPITALKKAGKYEYTYGYYPVTVNEKIKQCPPDVKVGYTGGWGVAITVKCKDKVRAIKFLDWMCTEDANILRQWGIEGVHHTYVKGKRVFTPKYDQMRKTDPTFAKKTGIGPYIYPFPRLPNTYIDSTGNPIAPDTRKEDIRKNYSDVEKKVLSAYKAEIWKDLFPKANEYPEKTWGYLWMISIDDPEIKTINDKIWNYTLSTIPKVVMAKEKDFDRVWNNFLAGLEKLGNSKVEKYYTKRIKQNIELWTK; this is encoded by the coding sequence ATGAGAATCTCAAAAAGATTTTTTGCAGTTATTTCGGTAGTTGTTATAATTAGCTTTGTCTTAGGTATTTGTTTAGTTGGTAATGCTGGGAGTTCAAAACTTGTAAAGCCTCTCAAACCAACACCTGAGGCAAAAAAGCCAATTACCCTCACTATGTACAGTGCTGAAACAAACCCAAATGATGATGGATTTAAGTCACCAGTTGCACAGAAGATAAAAGAACTTACAGGTGTTACATTAAAGATTGAGTATGCAATAGCTCAAGGTGCTGGTCAACAGAAACTTCAACTCATGGCTGCAAGTGGTGATTATCCAGACTTGGTATATGCAAAAGGAGACTTGCAACTTCTTAAGAATGCCGGTGGTATTGTACAGTTAGACAGTTTAATTGAAAAGTACGGTCCTAATATCAAAAAAGCATATGGTAAAAACCTTAAAAGACTCAGATGGAGTCCACAGGATCCACATATTTACTGTTTGGGAATTACAACAGACAATGACGCAACTTTGGATGTTAATGGCGGTTTTATGATTCAGCACAGAGTAGTAATTGAACAAAAGTACCCAAGAATAAGAACAATCAAAGACTTTGAAAATGCAATAGTCAAGTACTGGAAGAAACATCCTACTACAGATGGACTTCCAACAATTCCGCTCACACTTTGTGCTGATGACTGGCGAACTGTTATATCGGTTACAAATCCAGCTGTTCAGGCAACAGGCGCACCAGATGATGGAGAGTTTTATGTTGATCCAAAAACTTTGAAAGTAATAAGACATTATAAACGTCCAATTGAAAAAGAATATTTCAAATGGTTAAATCACTTATGGAACGCAGGAATCCTTGATAGAGAGACATTTGTCCAGAAAGACGACCAATATAAAGCTAAAATAGCATCTGGAAGAGTTCTTGCTTTAATTGATGCAGGTTGGGCGGTAGGTGAACCAATTACAGCTCTCAAAAAGGCAGGTAAGTACGAATACACATATGGTTATTATCCTGTTACAGTTAATGAAAAAATAAAACAATGTCCACCTGATGTAAAAGTTGGATATACAGGTGGTTGGGGTGTTGCTATAACAGTAAAGTGCAAAGATAAGGTAAGAGCAATTAAATTCCTTGACTGGATGTGCACAGAAGATGCTAATATCTTAAGACAGTGGGGTATTGAAGGTGTTCATCACACATATGTAAAGGGTAAGAGAGTATTTACACCAAAATATGACCAGATGAGGAAAACTGATCCTACATTTGCAAAGAAAACTGGTATAGGTCCTTACATTTATCCATTCCCAAGATTGCCTAATACGTATATTGATTCAACAGGCAATCCAATTGCGCCTGACACAAGAAAAGAAGATATAAGAAAGAACTATAGTGATGTTGAGAAAAAGGTGCTGTCAGCATATAAGGCAGAAATTTGGAAAGATTTGTTTCCAAAAGCTAATGAGTATCCTGAAAAGACATGGGGTTATCTGTGGATGATATCAATTGATGATCCAGAGATCAAGACAATTAACGATAAAATTTGGAATTATACATTATCAACAATTCCAAAGGTTGTTATGGCAAAAGAAAAGGATTTTGATAGGGTATGGAACAATTTTCTGGCTGGGCTTGAAAAACTTGGCAACAGCAAGGTTGAAAAGTATTACACAAAGAGAATCAAGCAAAATATTGAACTGTGGACAAAATAA
- a CDS encoding response regulator transcription factor, whose product MLKAILIDDEPIILEGLQKIIDWKALGFEIIATAQDGIEGLEKIKKFKPEVALVDIRIPGIDGLLLIKKLKEEGVNTKVIILSGYSEFEYAKEAIELGVESYLLKPVDPRMLEQKLEKVKQKISQEIELQRAVRTTQEIGLEKVIEKLLLGAFDEHEINYISSFYGLLLPWNKYQVAVVAFYSKNNQKIIEEKIFQLKREVDLFLKRNCCGYSTIINHNICILFKDFWYPFNSKSINILKENLVRIVGNQVVISIGSEVDDYTLIKESFKEAIELLEKRFLLGYKGIVYIGEYVENIEGKKVNFDNKECTEKLAMAIALNGFESINRIVEEKSEQLLYSRMSEEDIKINFSNFYIETLYKLSQNELYKPLVEKYLSQEILKSFYIQPTLTELKGLIKFYFVSLADEINKLSPDSLKQKIADFIERNYFADIKLDTIANAFGYNSSYFSKLFKKIFGENFTVYLDRIRVEKAKVFLKEGCKVSETCKKVGFEDVDYFCSKFKKYVGLSPKEYKEKQKN is encoded by the coding sequence TTGCTAAAAGCAATTTTGATTGACGATGAGCCTATAATATTAGAGGGTCTTCAAAAAATTATTGATTGGAAAGCATTGGGATTTGAGATTATTGCCACCGCTCAAGATGGAATAGAAGGATTAGAAAAGATAAAGAAATTTAAACCTGAAGTTGCTTTAGTTGATATCAGAATACCTGGAATAGATGGGCTTTTGCTTATAAAAAAGTTGAAAGAGGAAGGTGTGAATACCAAAGTTATAATTCTTTCAGGGTATTCTGAGTTTGAGTATGCAAAAGAAGCAATTGAGCTTGGTGTTGAAAGTTATTTGCTAAAGCCTGTTGACCCGCGTATGCTTGAGCAGAAGTTAGAGAAAGTGAAACAAAAGATCAGTCAAGAGATTGAACTGCAAAGGGCAGTTCGGACCACTCAAGAAATCGGTTTGGAAAAAGTAATAGAAAAACTTTTGCTGGGGGCATTTGATGAGCATGAAATAAATTATATCAGTAGTTTTTACGGGCTCTTACTTCCATGGAATAAATATCAAGTTGCTGTGGTGGCGTTTTATAGCAAAAATAATCAAAAGATTATAGAAGAAAAGATATTTCAATTAAAAAGAGAGGTAGATTTGTTTTTAAAAAGAAATTGTTGTGGATATTCAACAATTATTAATCATAATATATGTATTCTCTTCAAAGATTTTTGGTATCCCTTCAATAGCAAAAGTATTAACATATTAAAGGAAAACCTGGTAAGAATAGTTGGCAACCAAGTGGTGATTTCAATTGGTAGTGAAGTAGATGATTACACTCTTATCAAAGAGTCGTTTAAGGAAGCAATAGAATTGCTTGAAAAGCGATTTCTATTAGGATACAAAGGAATTGTTTACATAGGAGAGTATGTGGAAAATATTGAAGGTAAAAAAGTCAACTTTGATAATAAAGAGTGTACTGAAAAATTAGCAATGGCTATTGCACTAAATGGGTTTGAGAGCATTAATCGGATAGTTGAAGAAAAGAGTGAACAACTTTTATACAGTAGAATGTCTGAAGAGGATATAAAGATAAATTTCTCAAACTTTTATATTGAGACTTTATATAAATTGTCGCAAAATGAGCTCTATAAACCTCTTGTTGAAAAATATCTTAGCCAAGAGATTTTAAAGAGTTTTTACATTCAGCCTACCTTAACAGAATTAAAAGGTTTGATAAAATTCTACTTTGTATCTCTTGCAGATGAGATTAATAAATTAAGTCCTGATAGCCTAAAACAAAAGATTGCTGACTTTATAGAGAGAAACTATTTTGCAGATATAAAATTAGATACAATTGCCAATGCTTTTGGATACAATAGCTCTTATTTTAGTAAGCTCTTTAAAAAGATTTTTGGAGAGAACTTCACAGTGTATTTAGATAGAATACGGGTAGAGAAGGCTAAAGTCTTTTTAAAAGAAGGATGTAAGGTATCTGAAACGTGTAAAAAAGTTGGCTTTGAAGATGTTGATTATTTTTGTTCAAAATTCAAAAAATATGTAGGGCTTTCACCAAAGGAGTATAAAGAAAAACAAAAAAATTGA
- a CDS encoding carbohydrate ABC transporter permease encodes MKKKTAGDLVFEVFNYLLMIILAVVTLYPFLHVLAVSLNDPYDTVKGGITIFPRKFTLINYIETLNYPQIPWAVLITVLRTVIGTAVGVLSTAMVAYVINRKDFIARKPVAIMFIITMYVSGGLIPDYMLIRGLGLMNNFLVYILPGLISPFNVIVIKSYMEGIPPDLEESAMIDGANDFLIFWKIILPLCAPVIATISLFIAVGHWNSWFDTYLYCSSEPKLTTLQYELQKILSNATASSQVDYYSNLDPNRTMKVTPHSLRMAMTIIVTLPILLVYPFIQRYFIHGMTIGAVKS; translated from the coding sequence GTGAAAAAGAAAACAGCTGGGGATTTGGTCTTTGAAGTATTTAATTACCTACTAATGATAATTTTGGCAGTGGTCACTCTCTATCCTTTTTTACACGTTTTAGCTGTATCACTTAATGATCCTTATGATACAGTGAAAGGTGGAATTACGATATTTCCACGAAAGTTTACGTTGATAAATTATATAGAAACATTAAACTATCCTCAAATTCCGTGGGCTGTGTTGATAACTGTGCTGAGAACTGTTATTGGCACTGCAGTAGGTGTTTTGTCAACTGCTATGGTTGCTTATGTTATAAACAGGAAGGATTTTATTGCAAGAAAACCAGTTGCAATAATGTTTATTATTACTATGTATGTTAGTGGAGGCTTGATTCCTGATTACATGCTAATAAGAGGACTTGGACTTATGAATAACTTTTTGGTGTATATTCTTCCCGGTCTTATAAGTCCTTTTAATGTTATTGTTATAAAGTCGTATATGGAAGGGATTCCGCCCGATTTGGAAGAATCAGCAATGATAGATGGTGCAAATGACTTTTTGATATTTTGGAAAATAATTTTGCCACTTTGTGCTCCTGTTATTGCAACAATTAGTTTGTTTATTGCAGTTGGACATTGGAACTCTTGGTTTGATACATATCTCTATTGTTCAAGTGAACCAAAGCTTACCACCTTGCAGTATGAGCTTCAGAAGATTCTGTCTAATGCAACTGCATCTTCTCAAGTAGATTATTATAGTAATCTTGATCCTAACAGGACCATGAAAGTCACACCACATTCATTGAGAATGGCAATGACAATAATTGTAACGCTTCCCATATTGCTTGTGTATCCATTTATTCAGAGATATTTTATACATGGTATGACAATTGGTGCAGTAAAAAGCTAA